The proteins below come from a single Tachypleus tridentatus isolate NWPU-2018 chromosome 13, ASM421037v1, whole genome shotgun sequence genomic window:
- the LOC143236868 gene encoding uncharacterized protein LOC143236868, protein MKFYLLFLMGMTRISSLWCFNCPLHSEGETCICDNRTTGTYAGSEIVCMDSKSLVNSYVIEYAVNRRVRLECNAYIPYKIGMFSQYNITEITNFHFVNCPLPNITFEKLLQGMQVVQLKFESRRTDLVVAPWLFENLKELSTLSLVKNGISILSDNMFSNLSTLRTLQLSDNNLQNIPEKVFTSLHNLATLDLSSNKIKELPNNVFHNLTHLHNLYLFKNELQHLPDELFHGLEQLVVLDISRNKFSELSVDLFNGLSSLESLRISQNNLKTLPESILQNVPNLKVLNLVLNENLTYLPDKLLNGLEHLQSVFLDYCNLSKIPVHFFSNTSTLQHLKISNNKLTSLSKMHFVSNIHLKELDLSSNKLRSLPSALLAKQFALEKLNLKRNRLEQLPMRIFDSLVSLKTLIISSNQLKGIKGEHFINLQKLEHLDLSHNRISSIDSKGALGNILNLKTFDLSYNNITLFPNLDWKMLLQLDTLNFQYNRITNISVPVLYSKNTRVLLRFNKISRVEVTELKRYDSLQKHIPKDNYTRSIPQYPGTPSFFLSANPIHCDCNLLGFFDYLTFRSLDRKNAIFPNANLIKCAGPSSLAGKEFLDVPRNEFICPVFRDCPIPCACHIQGHDKTVKVDCRSRYLDAIPEILPQNTSILYLQNNSISSLGGAVINSTYFSSLKELHLDYNLLSNKIDWFLPPNLHVLTLRGNKLESLPESLLGHKSSSTNKLELRLGKNQWRCDCSSLPFKSWLRNSQNIVSDIQDIVCSDPMQINGSMIQMSMILNIPDEVLCPKDKPNHHIILISVSTVCAFLVLLFCVIVVYFQGRKILCNHVITGKSYNVSNSRVLKDEVKNQDKASPS, encoded by the coding sequence atgaaattttacttattatttctgATGGGGATGACCCGTATTTCTAGTCTTTGGTGTTTTAATTGCCCTCTTCATAGTGAGGGCGAGACATGTATTTGTGATAATCGGACAACTGGTACGTATGCTGGCTCTGAGATAGTGTGTATGGATAGTAAAAGTTTAGTTAATTCTTACGTAATCGAATATGCCGTTAATAGAAGAGTAAGACTGGAATGCAACGCGTATATTCCTTATAAAATAGGAATGTTTTCGCAGTACAACATTACAGAGATTACAAACTTTCACTTTGTTAATTGTCCTTTGCCGAACATTACATTTGAAAAACTTCTTCAGGGAATGCAAGTTGTGCAATTGAAGTTCGAAAGTCGGAGAACAGACTTAGTTGTTGCACCGTGGCTGTTTGAAAACTTGAAGGAATTATCAACTTTAAGTTTGGTGAAAAATGGAATTTCTATACTATCTGATAACATGTTTTCAAACTTGTCAACATTGCGCACACTACAGCTTTCTGATAACAATCTACAGAATATACCAGAAAAGGTGTTTACCTCTCTCCATAATTTAGCAACTTTGGATCTAAGcagtaacaaaataaaagaattaccAAACAATGTGTTTCATAATCTTACTCACTTGCATAACCTTTACCTTTTCAAAAACGAGTTGCAACATTTGCCTGATGAATTGTTTCATGGCTTAGAACAACTAGTTGTTTTAGatatttcaagaaacaaattCTCTGAACTTTCAGTTGATCTGTTTAATGGTCTTTCTAGCTTAGAGAGTCTACGTATTTCCCAAAATAACTTGAAAACTCTCCCAGAATCTATTTTACAAAACGTTCCTAATTTGAAAGTCTTGAATTTGGTTTTAAATGAAAATCTCACGTACCTTCCTGACAAACTTCTAAATGGTTTAGAACACCTGCAAAGTGTGTTTTTAGACTATTGTAACCTCTCTAAAATCCCTGTACATTTTTTCTCGAATACTTCTACTTTACAACACCTTAAAATCAGTAACAATAAACTTACTTCACTCTCAAAAATGCATTTTGTCAGTAACATTCACTTGAAAGAATTGGATCTAAGCTCCAACAAATTGCGTAGTTTACCATCGGCATTACTTGCTAAGCAGTTTGCATTAGAAAAGCTAAATTTAAAACGCAATAGATTGGAGCAGCTACCTATGAGAATATTTGATAGCCTAGTAAGCTTAAAAACATTGATAATCTCTTCTAATCAGTTAAAAGGCATAAAAGGAGAACATTTTATTAATCTCCAAAAGTTAGAACACCTTGATTTGAGCCACAATCGAATTAGTTCAATTGATTCGAAAGGAGCTTTGGGTAATATActgaatttaaaaacatttgatctTTCATATAATAACATCACGCTATTCCCTAATCTCGACTGGAAGATGCTCTTACAATTAGATACcttaaattttcaatataatagaATAACAAATATATCAGTACCAGTTCTTTATTCCAAAAATACACGCGTGCTTTTgcgttttaataaaatatcacgAGTAGAAGTAACAGAACTCAAAAGGTATGACAGCCTACAAAAACATATACCTAAAGATAATTACACCAGATCTATTCCGCAGTATCCTggcacaccttccttttttttaaGTGCAAATCCTATTCATTGTGACTGTAACCTTTTAGGGTTTTTTGACTATTTAACATTCAGGTCATTAGATCGAAAAAATGCAATATTTCCTAATGCAAATCTTATAAAATGTGCTGGTCCTTCTTCTTTAGCTGGAAAAGAATTTCTTGATGTACCAAGAAATGAATTTATTTGCCCGGTGTTTCGTGATTGTCCTATACCATGCGCATGCCACATTCAAGGGCATGATAAAACTGTGAAAGTTGATTGCAGAAGTAGATATTTAGATGCAATTCCAGAGATATTACCtcaaaatacaagtattttatacCTTCAAAACAACAGTATATCTTCCTTAGGAGGTGCCGTAATAAACTCTACTTATTTCTCAAGTTTGAAAGAGCTTCATCTTGACTACAATCTCCTGTCAAACAAAATAGATTGGTTTCTTCCACCAAATCTCCATGTTCTTACTTTAAGAGGCAACAAACTGGAATCGCTACCAGAATCATTATTAGGTCACAAGAGCTCAAGCACTAATAAGCTCGAACTTCGACTTGGGAAAAACCAATGGCGTTGTGACTGCTCAAGCCTTCCTTTTAAATCATGGCTAAGAAATTCTCAAAATATAGTAAGTGACATTCAGGATATCGTGTGTTCTGATCCTATGCAAATAAATGGTAGTATGATTCAAATGTCGATGATCCTGAATATTCCAGATGAGGTATTGTGCCCAAAAGACAAGCCCAATCACCATATCATACTAATAAGTGTGTCTACAGTGTGCGCTTTTCTTGTACTTTTGTTTTGCGTTATAGTAGTGTATTTTCAAGGCAGAAAGATTCTTTGCAATCATGTGATAACTGGCAAATCTTACAATGTTTCAAATTCACGTGTGCTTAAAGATGAGGTGAAGAATCAAGATAAAGCAAGTCCGAGCTGA